CTTGGGGAAATGTGTCCGCCAGGTCCTTGCCCATCCCTATGGTCTGGGCACCCTGGCCTGGAAATGTGAATGCGCGGATCAAAGTATCGCTCACGGGGTTTCCTTTGCGTTGCCGATTGTCGAGTCGCCGCTTGCGGGCGTTAACTCGGAGAGACACCGGGCACATGGTCTGAGTCAAGTTATCCAGCGGCATTGCCTCTTGCATTCAAGGCCACAGATTGCGACTTAAAGCACAGTGATTTTGGAGATTTTATGTTCAGTGAGAATGTGCCTGCCTAACGGGGCCTGAGCACTTGCCGACCCCGTTCAAGGAAACCCGCACCGGTACGCCTATTGCGTGCTGATGGCGATTTGCGTCCGCATGCCAATCCGCCGGTGCCGTATCTTCTTTTGACGGCTTCATCACAATGAACATCTCCAAAGACGAACAGCGGGTGCTTCACGCCCTCGCGCAGGGCGGATTCATCCGCCATTTCCGCAAAATTTCACCTTCAGGCCGGCGCCAGCGCGTGGTTCACGTTGAATGTGTGACCAGGGACGGCTGGCTGCTTTCCATCTGCAGCCTGGAAATCTTCGGAAAACTGCGAAAAAGACGGCTTATTGCGTCAACAAACGGCAATCCGTATGTGATCACGAGAAAAGGCTTGGCATCCGTCAGGGCCCGACCGGACAACCGATGATGCCAATCCGGGCGCAAAGGCTTGCATCGGGGAGGTATTTCGCGTATCTCCCCGCATCGCTCAAGGTCCGGAGCCGGGAGCTGAAGGGACGGCGCTTTAGCGCTTGCGTGTTTCGCACAACGGTTTCCAGTGTTCCCGCCCGGTTCGTCCTCACGGAGATCTCCCTCTCCAAGACGAAGAATGGGGCTTCGCGCCCGGACCAGCGGATTGTCAAGGGAGCCCATTTGATATGGCGCTTTACGAACACGTATTTATTGCCCGACAGGATGTGTCGGCGCAGCAGGTCGAGACTCTGACCGAAGAGTTCAAGACCGTGCTGGAAAGCAATGGCGGCTCTGTCGCAAAGAACGAGTACTGGGGCATCAAAACCCTCGCTTACAAAATCCGGAAAAACCGCAAGGGTCACTATACCCTGCTGAACATCGACGCGCCGCATGCAGCGGTTGCTGAAATGGAACGCCAGATGCGTCTGCATGACGACATTTTGCGTTTCATCACGCTTCGCGTGGATGAGCATGAAGAAGGGCCATCGGCCATGATGCAGTCACGCGGACGCGATGATCGCCGTGGCGGTCGTGGCGGCGACCGTGGTGGCCGTGGTGGCGATCGCGGCGGCGACCGTGGTGGTGACAGAGGCGGAGATCGGGGCGAACGTCGTCCGGCACCAGCTGCTGAAGTGGCTGCACCGGCGGCAGACGCACCTGCTAGTGAAGGAGCAGACGCATGAAGATTATCCAGACAGACGCATCACGTCGGCCTTTCTTCCGCCGTCGCAAGACCTGCCCGTTCTCCGGCGCCAACGCACCGAAGATCGACTACAAGGACACACGTCTTCTGCAGCGCTACGTTTCCGAGCGCGGCAAGATCGTCCCAAGCCGTATTACGGCTGTGTCCGCCAAAAAGCAGCGTGAACTGGCCCGTGCCATCAAGCGCGCCCGCTTCATGGCGATCCTGCCCTACGTGGTAGACTAAGAACGCAAAGAATGGCCCGCTGTCTCAAGGACAGCGGGCCTTTTTCATTTGGGGCCTGCAACCACCGCTTGCGTCTGCTCCAAGTTTTACCCCCCTACGCTGTGTGATTGACCGCTTGAATGGGTAATCTTCCCCCTTGGCTGATCGGCGTTCTGGCAGGCCTTGCCAGCGCGATCCTGTACGCGGCTGCGTCTGGCGGCGCGACCCCGGCCATCATTCTGGCCTATATCGCTCCGCTTCCCATTTTCATTGCCGGCCTCGGCTGGGGCACTGTGATGGCCCTGATCGCAGGCGCGACGGGCCTTGTCGTCATGTCTGTAATCGCCGGGCTCTCAAGCGGCGTCGTCTATTTCGCTGTGGTTGCGCTTGCGCCAGTCTGGCTCGTACGGCTGGCGCTGCTCTCGCGCGCCGTTGGCGGACGCGGCGCCTCTGCCGCCGCACGCGCTGCGAAAGCACGTGAAGCGCATCATCGAGCGGTCGCAGATGGCACGCGGGATGGGCCTCCCGAAGAAGCCCCTCCACCTGA
The Pyruvatibacter sp. HU-CL02332 genome window above contains:
- the rpsR gene encoding 30S ribosomal protein S18, which codes for MKIIQTDASRRPFFRRRKTCPFSGANAPKIDYKDTRLLQRYVSERGKIVPSRITAVSAKKQRELARAIKRARFMAILPYVVD
- the rpsF gene encoding 30S ribosomal protein S6; its protein translation is MALYEHVFIARQDVSAQQVETLTEEFKTVLESNGGSVAKNEYWGIKTLAYKIRKNRKGHYTLLNIDAPHAAVAEMERQMRLHDDILRFITLRVDEHEEGPSAMMQSRGRDDRRGGRGGDRGGRGGDRGGDRGGDRGGDRGERRPAPAAEVAAPAADAPASEGADA
- a CDS encoding YjhX family toxin, which gives rise to MNISKDEQRVLHALAQGGFIRHFRKISPSGRRQRVVHVECVTRDGWLLSICSLEIFGKLRKRRLIASTNGNPYVITRKGLASVRARPDNR